The following coding sequences are from one Triticum aestivum cultivar Chinese Spring chromosome 5A, IWGSC CS RefSeq v2.1, whole genome shotgun sequence window:
- the LOC123102621 gene encoding dentin sialophosphoprotein isoform X1, translated as MSDSEASPTPAAAVAAAEAATGENSPSPARSEELLPVAEKISELNESQSELLGRLRGLKEDLQSWRSNLDTQVQKYKTEISDIKTALNSEIDQLKSDFQELRTTLKKQQEDVTISLKNLGLEDATETDGNKGTGEENTSEGALANMGDLKLEDNPENNDEGSGVEEEKNQEAPEEDGMAGIEGTKTEDDMAGIEGTKTEDDTAGKEGTKTEDDTVGKEGTKTEDDMAGIEGTKTEDDMAGIEGTKTEDDTAGKEDTKTEDDMAGIEGTKTEDDMAGIEGTKTEDDTVGIEGTKTEDETVGIEGTKTENPSNE; from the exons ATGTCCGATTCCGAAGCATCCCCGACGCCCGCGGCTGCGGTTGCGGCAGCGGAGGCGGCGACGGGCGAGAACTCCCCGTCTCCGGCG AGGAGTGAGGAGCTGCTGCCGGTGGCGGAGAAGATCTCG GAATTAAATGAATCACAGTCAGAGCTTTTGGGAAGACTTCGAGGTCTTAAGGAG GATTTGCAGAGCTGGAGAAGCAATTTAGACACCCAAGTGCAGAAATACAAAACA GAAATCTCCGATATCAAAACTGCACTTAATAGTGAAATAGACCAGCTGAAATCA GATTTCCAAGAACTGAGGACCACCCTTAAGAAGCAACAGGAAGATGTGACTATTAGCTTGAAGAATTTGGGG CTAGAAGATGCTACCGAAACTGATGGGAACAAAGGAACTGGAGAGGAAAATACAAGTGAGGGTGCATTAGCAAACATGGGGGACCTGAAA TTGGAGGATAATCCAGAAAATAATGATGAAGGCAGTGGGGTTGAGGAGGAAAAGAAT CAGGAGGCCCCTGAAGAAGATGGCATGGCGGGCATAGAAGGTACGAAGACGGAAGATGACATGGCGGGCATAGAAGGTACCAAGACGGAAGATGACACGGCGGGCAAAGAAGGTACCAAGACGGAAGATGACACGGTGGGCAAAGAAGGTACGAAGACGGAAGATGACATGGCGGGCATAGAAGGTACCAAGACGGAAGATGACATGGCGGGCATAGAAGGTACCAAGACGGAAGATGACACGGCGGGCAAAGAAGATACCAAGACGGAAGATGACATGGCGGGCATAGAAGGTACGAAGACGGAAGATGACATGGCGGGCATAGAAGGTACCAAGACGGAAGATGACACGGTGGGCATAGAAGGTACCAAGACGGAAGATGAGACGGTGGGCATAGAAGGTACCAAGACGGAGAATCCGAGCAACGAATAA
- the LOC123102621 gene encoding spore wall protein 2 isoform X2: MSDSEASPTPAAAVAAAEAATGENSPSPARSEELLPVAEKISELNESQSELLGRLRGLKEDLQSWRSNLDTQVQKYKTEISDIKTALNSEIDQLKSDFQELRTTLKKQQEDVTISLKNLGLEDATETDGNKGTGEENTSEGALANMGDLKLEDSTETDGNKGSVEENTSEGALANMGDLKLEDNPENNDEGSGVEEEKNQEAPEEDGMAGIEGTKTEDDMAGIEGTKTEDDTAGKEGTKTEDDTVGKEGTKTEDDMAGIEGTKTEDDMAGIEGTKTEDDTAGKEDTKTEDDMAGIEGTKTEDDMAGIEGTKTEDDTVGIEGTKTEDETVGIEGTKTENPSNE; the protein is encoded by the exons ATGTCCGATTCCGAAGCATCCCCGACGCCCGCGGCTGCGGTTGCGGCAGCGGAGGCGGCGACGGGCGAGAACTCCCCGTCTCCGGCG AGGAGTGAGGAGCTGCTGCCGGTGGCGGAGAAGATCTCG GAATTAAATGAATCACAGTCAGAGCTTTTGGGAAGACTTCGAGGTCTTAAGGAG GATTTGCAGAGCTGGAGAAGCAATTTAGACACCCAAGTGCAGAAATACAAAACA GAAATCTCCGATATCAAAACTGCACTTAATAGTGAAATAGACCAGCTGAAATCA GATTTCCAAGAACTGAGGACCACCCTTAAGAAGCAACAGGAAGATGTGACTATTAGCTTGAAGAATTTGGGG CTAGAAGATGCTACCGAAACTGATGGGAACAAAGGAACTGGAGAGGAAAATACAAGTGAGGGTGCATTAGCAAACATGGGGGACCTGAAA CTAGAAGATTCTACCGAAACTGATGGGAACAAAGGAAGTGTGGAGGAAAATACAAGTGAGGGTGCATTAGCAAACATGGGGGACCTGAAA TTGGAGGATAATCCAGAAAATAATGATGAAGGCAGTGGGGTTGAGGAGGAAAAGAAT CAGGAGGCCCCTGAAGAAGATGGCATGGCGGGCATAGAAGGTACGAAGACGGAAGATGACATGGCGGGCATAGAAGGTACCAAGACGGAAGATGACACGGCGGGCAAAGAAGGTACCAAGACGGAAGATGACACGGTGGGCAAAGAAGGTACGAAGACGGAAGATGACATGGCGGGCATAGAAGGTACCAAGACGGAAGATGACATGGCGGGCATAGAAGGTACCAAGACGGAAGATGACACGGCGGGCAAAGAAGATACCAAGACGGAAGATGACATGGCGGGCATAGAAGGTACGAAGACGGAAGATGACATGGCGGGCATAGAAGGTACCAAGACGGAAGATGACACGGTGGGCATAGAAGGTACCAAGACGGAAGATGAGACGGTGGGCATAGAAGGTACCAAGACGGAGAATCCGAGCAACGAATAA
- the LOC123102621 gene encoding uncharacterized protein isoform X6 — protein sequence MSDSEASPTPAAAVAAAEAATGENSPSPARSEELLPVAEKISELNESQSELLGRLRGLKEDLQSWRSNLDTQVQKYKTEISDIKTALNSEIDQLKSDFQELRTTLKKQQEDVTISLKNLGLEDATETDGNKGTGEENTSEGALANMGDLKLEDNPENNDEGSGVEEEKNEAPEEDGMAGIEGTKTEDDMAGIEGTKTEDDTAGKEGTKTEDDTVGKEGTKTEDDMAGIEGTKTEDDMAGIEGTKTEDDTAGKEDTKTEDDMAGIEGTKTEDDMAGIEGTKTEDDTVGIEGTKTEDETVGIEGTKTENPSNE from the exons ATGTCCGATTCCGAAGCATCCCCGACGCCCGCGGCTGCGGTTGCGGCAGCGGAGGCGGCGACGGGCGAGAACTCCCCGTCTCCGGCG AGGAGTGAGGAGCTGCTGCCGGTGGCGGAGAAGATCTCG GAATTAAATGAATCACAGTCAGAGCTTTTGGGAAGACTTCGAGGTCTTAAGGAG GATTTGCAGAGCTGGAGAAGCAATTTAGACACCCAAGTGCAGAAATACAAAACA GAAATCTCCGATATCAAAACTGCACTTAATAGTGAAATAGACCAGCTGAAATCA GATTTCCAAGAACTGAGGACCACCCTTAAGAAGCAACAGGAAGATGTGACTATTAGCTTGAAGAATTTGGGG CTAGAAGATGCTACCGAAACTGATGGGAACAAAGGAACTGGAGAGGAAAATACAAGTGAGGGTGCATTAGCAAACATGGGGGACCTGAAA TTGGAGGATAATCCAGAAAATAATGATGAAGGCAGTGGGGTTGAGGAGGAAAAGAAT GAGGCCCCTGAAGAAGATGGCATGGCGGGCATAGAAGGTACGAAGACGGAAGATGACATGGCGGGCATAGAAGGTACCAAGACGGAAGATGACACGGCGGGCAAAGAAGGTACCAAGACGGAAGATGACACGGTGGGCAAAGAAGGTACGAAGACGGAAGATGACATGGCGGGCATAGAAGGTACCAAGACGGAAGATGACATGGCGGGCATAGAAGGTACCAAGACGGAAGATGACACGGCGGGCAAAGAAGATACCAAGACGGAAGATGACATGGCGGGCATAGAAGGTACGAAGACGGAAGATGACATGGCGGGCATAGAAGGTACCAAGACGGAAGATGACACGGTGGGCATAGAAGGTACCAAGACGGAAGATGAGACGGTGGGCATAGAAGGTACCAAGACGGAGAATCCGAGCAACGAATAA
- the LOC123102621 gene encoding spore wall protein 2 isoform X3, with the protein MSDSEASPTPAAAVAAAEAATGENSPSPARSEELLPVAEKISELNESQSELLGRLRGLKEDLQSWRSNLDTQVQKYKTEISDIKTALNSEIDQLKSDFQELRTTLKKQQEDVTISLKNLGLEDATETDGNKGTGEENTSEGALANMGDLKLEDSTETDGNKGSVEENTSEGALANMGDLKLEDNPENNDEGSGVEEEKNEAPEEDGMAGIEGTKTEDDMAGIEGTKTEDDTAGKEGTKTEDDTVGKEGTKTEDDMAGIEGTKTEDDMAGIEGTKTEDDTAGKEDTKTEDDMAGIEGTKTEDDMAGIEGTKTEDDTVGIEGTKTEDETVGIEGTKTENPSNE; encoded by the exons ATGTCCGATTCCGAAGCATCCCCGACGCCCGCGGCTGCGGTTGCGGCAGCGGAGGCGGCGACGGGCGAGAACTCCCCGTCTCCGGCG AGGAGTGAGGAGCTGCTGCCGGTGGCGGAGAAGATCTCG GAATTAAATGAATCACAGTCAGAGCTTTTGGGAAGACTTCGAGGTCTTAAGGAG GATTTGCAGAGCTGGAGAAGCAATTTAGACACCCAAGTGCAGAAATACAAAACA GAAATCTCCGATATCAAAACTGCACTTAATAGTGAAATAGACCAGCTGAAATCA GATTTCCAAGAACTGAGGACCACCCTTAAGAAGCAACAGGAAGATGTGACTATTAGCTTGAAGAATTTGGGG CTAGAAGATGCTACCGAAACTGATGGGAACAAAGGAACTGGAGAGGAAAATACAAGTGAGGGTGCATTAGCAAACATGGGGGACCTGAAA CTAGAAGATTCTACCGAAACTGATGGGAACAAAGGAAGTGTGGAGGAAAATACAAGTGAGGGTGCATTAGCAAACATGGGGGACCTGAAA TTGGAGGATAATCCAGAAAATAATGATGAAGGCAGTGGGGTTGAGGAGGAAAAGAAT GAGGCCCCTGAAGAAGATGGCATGGCGGGCATAGAAGGTACGAAGACGGAAGATGACATGGCGGGCATAGAAGGTACCAAGACGGAAGATGACACGGCGGGCAAAGAAGGTACCAAGACGGAAGATGACACGGTGGGCAAAGAAGGTACGAAGACGGAAGATGACATGGCGGGCATAGAAGGTACCAAGACGGAAGATGACATGGCGGGCATAGAAGGTACCAAGACGGAAGATGACACGGCGGGCAAAGAAGATACCAAGACGGAAGATGACATGGCGGGCATAGAAGGTACGAAGACGGAAGATGACATGGCGGGCATAGAAGGTACCAAGACGGAAGATGACACGGTGGGCATAGAAGGTACCAAGACGGAAGATGAGACGGTGGGCATAGAAGGTACCAAGACGGAGAATCCGAGCAACGAATAA
- the LOC123102621 gene encoding uncharacterized protein isoform X5, with protein sequence MSDSEASPTPAAAVAAAEAATGENSPSPARSEELLPVAEKISELNESQSELLGRLRGLKEDLQSWRSNLDTQVQKYKTEISDIKTALNSEIDQLKSDFQELRTTLKKQQEDVTISLKNLGLEDATETDGNKGTGEENTSEGALANMGDLKLEDNPENNDEGSGVEEEKNQEAPEEDGMAGIEGTKTEDDMAGIEGTKTEDDTAGKEGTKTEDETVGIEGTKTENPSNE encoded by the exons ATGTCCGATTCCGAAGCATCCCCGACGCCCGCGGCTGCGGTTGCGGCAGCGGAGGCGGCGACGGGCGAGAACTCCCCGTCTCCGGCG AGGAGTGAGGAGCTGCTGCCGGTGGCGGAGAAGATCTCG GAATTAAATGAATCACAGTCAGAGCTTTTGGGAAGACTTCGAGGTCTTAAGGAG GATTTGCAGAGCTGGAGAAGCAATTTAGACACCCAAGTGCAGAAATACAAAACA GAAATCTCCGATATCAAAACTGCACTTAATAGTGAAATAGACCAGCTGAAATCA GATTTCCAAGAACTGAGGACCACCCTTAAGAAGCAACAGGAAGATGTGACTATTAGCTTGAAGAATTTGGGG CTAGAAGATGCTACCGAAACTGATGGGAACAAAGGAACTGGAGAGGAAAATACAAGTGAGGGTGCATTAGCAAACATGGGGGACCTGAAA TTGGAGGATAATCCAGAAAATAATGATGAAGGCAGTGGGGTTGAGGAGGAAAAGAAT CAGGAGGCCCCTGAAGAAGATGGCATGGCGGGCATAGAAGGTACGAAGACGGAAGATGACATGGCGGGCATAGAAGGTACCAAGACGGAAGATGACACGGCGGGCAAAGAAGGTACCAAGACGGAAG ATGAGACGGTGGGCATAGAAGGTACCAAGACGGAGAATCCGAGCAACGAATAA
- the LOC123102621 gene encoding spore wall protein 2 isoform X4, which produces MSDSEASPTPAAAVAAAEAATGENSPSPARSEELLPVAEKISELNESQSELLGRLRGLKEDLQSWRSNLDTQVQKYKTEISDIKTALNSEIDQLKSDFQELRTTLKKQQEDVTISLKNLGLEDATETDGNKGTGEENTSEGALANMGDLKLEDSTETDGNKGSVEENTSEGALANMGDLKQEAPEEDGMAGIEGTKTEDDMAGIEGTKTEDDTAGKEGTKTEDDTVGKEGTKTEDDMAGIEGTKTEDDMAGIEGTKTEDDTAGKEDTKTEDDMAGIEGTKTEDDMAGIEGTKTEDDTVGIEGTKTEDETVGIEGTKTENPSNE; this is translated from the exons ATGTCCGATTCCGAAGCATCCCCGACGCCCGCGGCTGCGGTTGCGGCAGCGGAGGCGGCGACGGGCGAGAACTCCCCGTCTCCGGCG AGGAGTGAGGAGCTGCTGCCGGTGGCGGAGAAGATCTCG GAATTAAATGAATCACAGTCAGAGCTTTTGGGAAGACTTCGAGGTCTTAAGGAG GATTTGCAGAGCTGGAGAAGCAATTTAGACACCCAAGTGCAGAAATACAAAACA GAAATCTCCGATATCAAAACTGCACTTAATAGTGAAATAGACCAGCTGAAATCA GATTTCCAAGAACTGAGGACCACCCTTAAGAAGCAACAGGAAGATGTGACTATTAGCTTGAAGAATTTGGGG CTAGAAGATGCTACCGAAACTGATGGGAACAAAGGAACTGGAGAGGAAAATACAAGTGAGGGTGCATTAGCAAACATGGGGGACCTGAAA CTAGAAGATTCTACCGAAACTGATGGGAACAAAGGAAGTGTGGAGGAAAATACAAGTGAGGGTGCATTAGCAAACATGGGGGACCTGAAA CAGGAGGCCCCTGAAGAAGATGGCATGGCGGGCATAGAAGGTACGAAGACGGAAGATGACATGGCGGGCATAGAAGGTACCAAGACGGAAGATGACACGGCGGGCAAAGAAGGTACCAAGACGGAAGATGACACGGTGGGCAAAGAAGGTACGAAGACGGAAGATGACATGGCGGGCATAGAAGGTACCAAGACGGAAGATGACATGGCGGGCATAGAAGGTACCAAGACGGAAGATGACACGGCGGGCAAAGAAGATACCAAGACGGAAGATGACATGGCGGGCATAGAAGGTACGAAGACGGAAGATGACATGGCGGGCATAGAAGGTACCAAGACGGAAGATGACACGGTGGGCATAGAAGGTACCAAGACGGAAGATGAGACGGTGGGCATAGAAGGTACCAAGACGGAGAATCCGAGCAACGAATAA
- the LOC123102619 gene encoding polyprotein of EF-Ts, chloroplastic, whose product MTPVVHCSVGTISLFHIGSFRPSREIQIRRFRCSERYSRVTSPSRHGLLQPQTPFHLISMYKRSWSSANNRLRTLSAAAVGTDVTVEGSSSPAGETSDAAPAAAETTGQAVASKSPASSPPKLGRNPRKSEMPPLKDGDLVPGASFTGKVRSIKPFGVFVDIGAFTEGLVHISRVSDGFVEDISTLFTVGQEVSVKLVEVNKETRRISLTMRTGGDYVKEAPTAPSGGRSPTAAAPRSSPRQTKDFKKIDEAKYTRGQSLTGTVKNSTRTGSFVTLPDGEEGFLPREEEAAALFTLIGHSALEVGQEVTVKVLNVARGQVTLTMKGGEDDDDELSSLNTNLKQGWSRGTNAFELAFRRSKEISAFLDQREKVTAPEVKTEVETETSVSTSGVESTVDDKLVEPPTEIESKEDSSLTEAVTGVVEPPTVSVTEVESKEEDSASTEAVTGAVEPPTVSATEVESKEEDSPSTEAVTGAVEEITPLDKVEEPEESVPEVPATASSEPAVVTEEVAASDEKTTEVSAAGAAEASTTTATISPALVKQLRDATGAGMMDCKKALAESSGDIDKAQEFLRKKGLAAADKRAGRATAEGRIGSYIHDSRIGILIELNCETDFVSRGDVFKELVDDLAMQAAACPQVNYISIDDVPEEVVKKETELEMQREDLLSKPEQIRAKIVEGRVKKRLGEFALLEQPFIKNDKVTTGEWVKQTIATIGENMKVRRFVRYNLGEGLEKKSQDFAAEVAAQTAAKPPPAAPLKDDKPEESVEAAEKKPAVAISAALVKQLRDETGAGMMDCKKALAETGGDLQGAQEFLRKKGLSSADKKSSRLTAEGLIGSYIHDNRIGCMIEINSETDFVARNEKFKELVNDLAMQVVACPQVEYVSMEDIPESVVSKEKEIEMQREDLQSKPENIREKIVEGRISKRLGVMALLEQPFIKDDSKTVKDLVKETIAGLGENIKVRRFVRYTLGEN is encoded by the exons ATGACGCCGGTGGTTCATTGCTCTGTTGGCACCATCAGCCTGTTCCACATAGGCAGTTTCAGGCCCAGCCGAGAAATCCAGATAAGAAGGTTCCGTTGTTCAGAGAGGTATTCAAGAGTCACATCGCCCTCGCGCCATGGGCTGCTGCAGCCACAGACACCATTCCACTTGATCAGCATGTACAAAAGGAGCTGGTCCTCTGCTAACAACAGGCTAAGGACCTTGTCAGCAGCAGCTGTTGGGACCGATGTCACGGTGGAGGGTTCGTCATCTCCGGCAGGAGAAACTTCCGATGCCGCACCTGCCGCTGCTGAAACTACTGGGCAGGCTGTGGCTAGCAAGAGCccggcttcctcccctcccaaGTTAGGTCGCAACCCACGTAAGAGCGAGATGCCGCCGTTGAAGGATGGTGATCTAGTTCCTGGTGCATCCTTTACCGGGAAAGTCAGGTCTATCAAGCCATTTGGAGTCTTTGTCGACATTGGAGCATTCACCGAAGGCCTTGTTCATATCTCCAGAGTAAGTGACGGTTTTGTCGAAGATATATCTACCCTCTTCACTGTTGGGCAAGAGGTGTCAGTGAAATTAGTGGAAGTAAATAAAGAAACAAGGCGCATCTCCTTGACAATGCGGACAGGTGGAGATTATGTCAAGGAAGCACCTACGGCTCCAAGCGGTGGGAGGAGCCCAACTGCAGCTGCGCCTAGAAGCTCACCAAGGCAAACAAAGGATTTCAAGAAGATAGACGAGGCAAAGTATACACGAGGACAATCTCTGACTGGCACTGTGAAAAATTCGACAAGAACAGGGTCATTTGTGACACTGCCTGATGGAGAAGAAGGATTCCTCCCAAGGGAAGAGGAAGCAGCGGCACTGTTTACCCTTATCGGGCATTCCGCACTGGAGGTTGGTCAAGAGGTAACGGTGAAAGTGTTGAATGTAGCACGAGGCCAGGTCACATTGACGATGAAGGGGGGAGAAGATGATGACGACGAGTTGTCGTCGTTAAACACCAACCTGAAGCAGGGATGGTCCAGAGGGACCAACGCTTTCGAGTTAGCTTTCCGTAGGAGCAAGGAAATCTCTGCATTCTTGGACCAGAGGGAAAAGGTTACGGCTCCAGAAGTGAAAACAGAAGTTGAGACTGAGACTTCAGTTTCAACTTCTGGGGTTGAAAGCACCGTTGACGACAAGCTCGTTGAGCCTCCTACTGAAATTGAAAGCAAAGAGGATAGTTCTTTAACAGAAGCTGTCACTGGCGTCGTTGAGCCTCCTACAGTTTCTGTTACTGAAGTTGAAAGCAAAGAGGAGGACAGCGCTTCAACAGAAGCTGTCACTGGCGCCGTTGAGCCTCCTACAGTTTCTGCTACTGAAGTTGAAAGCAAAGAGGAGGACAGCCCTTCAACAGAAGCTGTCACTGGCGCCGTTGAGGAAATCACTCCTCTTGATAAGGTTGAGGAGCCAGAAGAATCAGTGCCGGAGGTTCCTGCAACTGCAAGTAGCGAGCCTGCTGTGGTAACTGAGGAAGTAGCAGCCTCGGATGAGAAAACCACAGAGGTTTCTGCTGCTGGAGCTGCAGAAGCAAGCACAACCACAG CAACTATTTCTCCTGCTCTTGTCAAGCAGTTGCGTGACGCAACTGGAGCAGGCATGATGGACTGCAAAAAGGCTCTTGCTGAATCGAGTGGTGACATTGATAAAGCTCAAGAATTCCTCCGGAAGAAAGGGCTGGCTGCTGCTGACAAGAGGGCTGGAAGAGCCACTGCAGAGGGAAGAATTGGTTCTTACATACATGACAGCAGAATCGGTATCCTTATTGAATTGAACTGTGAGACTGACTTTGTATCACGAGGTGATGTCTTTAAGGAGTTGGTCGATGATCTTGCCATGCAAGCTGCTGCTTGCCCTCAAGTAAATTACATTTCCATTGACGATGTCCCTGAGGAGGTTGTGAAGAAGGAGACAGAGTTGGAGATGCAGAGGGAGGACTTGCTGTCGAAGCCTGAGCAGATCCGCGCTAAGATTGTCGAGGGCCGAGTAAAGAAGAGGCTTGGAGAATTTGCATTGCTTGAACAACCATTCATCAAGAATGACAAGGTCACAACGGGTGAATGGGTGAAGCAAACTATTGCTACAATTGGAGAGAACATGAAGGTGAGGAGGTTTGTTCGGTACAACCTGGGAGAAGGGTTGGAGAAAAAAAGCCAGGATTTTGCTGCTGAAGTTGCAGCCCAGACAGCCGCGAAGCCACCACCAGCTGCTCCTCTGAAGGATGACAAGCCTGAGGAATCGGTTGAAGCTGCAGAGAA GAAACCAGCTGTGGCAATTTCAGCTGCATTGGTAAAGCAACTCCGAGATGAAACTGGCGCTGGTATGATGGACTGCAAGAAAGCGCTGGCTGAGACTGGGGGTGACCTTCAGGGGGCTCAGGAGTTCCTCAGGAAAAAGGGCCTCTCGTCTGCAGACAAGAAGTCTTCTCGCCTGACCGCTGAAGGCCTGATTGGCTCGTACATCCACGACAACCGTATAGGGTGCATGATTGAAATCAACTCTGAGACCGACTTTGTGGCTCGCAATGAGAAATTCAAGGAGCTGGTGAATGACCTCGCAATGCAAGTGGTGGCATGCCCACAGGTTGAATATGTCTCAATGGAGGACATACCAGAGAGTGTTGTCAGCAAGGAGAAGGAGATTGAGATGCAGAGGGAGGACCTGCAGTCGAAACCCGAAAACATCAGGGAGAAGATCGTGGAAGGGCGGATATCAAAGAGGCTCGGAGTGATGGCCCTCCTGGAGCAGCCCTTCATCAAGGATGACAGCAAGACGGTGAAGGATCTCGTTAAGGAGACGATCGCCGGCCTGGGGGAGAACATCAAGGTACGGAGGTTTGTCAGGTATACCCTCGGCGAGAACTGA